Below is a window of Drosophila miranda strain MSH22 chromosome 3, D.miranda_PacBio2.1, whole genome shotgun sequence DNA.
ATTGCGTAATGGTCAGAGAGCCACTGAGCCACTGAGCCGGTTTCGGCTCAGATCCAGTATGTGGCTGGTAGCTAGCGATATGCATCTTTTTTTGTgtctgcatctgtatctgtatctgtggcttGCTGTGTTCAAAGGACGACAGCCATAATCAATGTTCCGTCTGCGGCTCAGCATCTTCTTGTTTAATGGCCATTGCAACAgacagcacacacacagaaggaGGGAGGCcgctcttgttgttgttgctgctatTAATAACCGTTAATACCATTACCAGTTCCCGTGTCCGTACCCGTGCCCGTACCCGCACCTGTGGCCAGTGCTCAACATGTTGTTAACTCAAAGTCTTGTCGACCTTGGCGaagatactcgtactcgtagcaGTGAAGTGCCTCTCGCATACTGCCCATCTTTCCCTTGCAGACTTCGAATTGCGATTAACACTTGGCGCCGTTCGCCTGTGGGGGCCACCTGCTGCTTAATCCGCTGGTGCCTGCCCCGGCCAAATGGACACGCACTTTCAACTCCAGTTGCCTGGCCAATTAATCTGGCGTTGCATTTAAGCCGACTAAACGCACCCACCGCCTCCAATTGGCTGCCTGCGGGGTGATGCAACTGCAATGAAATCAATTTACTCCCATTCGAGCCCCTGCCGATCGGAGCTGCAATTAGCCATCGGTTCATTTACCATGTATGTGGGTCAACACCATCGGAGCCGAGCTATGCTGGAGCCGAGCCGCGGCAACAATGACATTAACGTCAACACTTGAGCACCTGCCGCTTCAGAGCGCCTGCTCGATGCTGCCTGCTCGAACACGTAACGAATTGGGGCAGCCAAGTGCCAACTGAAGAAAGCCACAAGCAATTACAGGCGCAATCTGTCGAATgagatgacgacgatgacgatgacgttGCAGACTGCCTTGGAGGCCATTACCCCTCTCCGTTACGGCGGTCACATTTGGATTAGGCCTGATCCGAGAAGAGAGAGAGCCTGATTGAAGGTTAACCATGCGATGAGAGTGTTGTCTTATGGCTTATTGTTCGCGAGATAAGTGCAAGATATTTCTAGCTGCCAGCCGCGTTGCAACAGAGCCGCACTCAATGCGGCGTATTTGCCATAAAGTTAGGTATACGCTCAGCGGTGTCTGGGaaatgcatttgcatttgaatGTCAAGAAGTGCAATTGAAAAATTGATTAAAACATACGACTGCTGCACGTACCACATACACATTAACTTCCCTTGTTGTAATCCCACCCAACCTTTCTCTTAAGCCAATCCACAAATGCTTTTCCCAAGGCATTTTCCAGCCAATTTAACACGCTTCCTATCCCATCCATGAATGGCTAACTGAAGCTGAAACCTGTCCGCCTGATCGGAGTCACATCACAGCGGCATAATATAAGGCAAGGCACTATATAACCTACATATATAAACGTTCAGATCAATAAAAAGATGCCGTAAATTATGCAACTGGGTGAACAGGGACGACGACTGCGGCGAAAGGTGTTTCCAGAGCTCCTCCATCCatctatccatccatccatacATCCATCCTCCAATTGCAGTTTGGGcaccatctccatctccagccaCGACATCTTCGACTGGTGCTGGTGGCCAAAACCAAACTCGATTTGCCAGTCCGCCGCAGTCAGTCGCCCAAACCGCTGGGCACGTTTCAGgaatttcaatttcattttGCCAAACAAAAAGCGCAAAGAGCAAAAGTAAAATCCCAGCCAGACGACGACACGACAGTTGGAGCTgggagtcgagtcgagtcgagtagCAGAGCCTGTTGCACATTCTTCATTATACGTATATTGGTGGTTTTTTACCTAATTTCGAGTTTTGGTTTTTATAAATTGGTTTAACATGTCGTTGTgttgttttgtgttgtgttgggTTGTGTCTTCGCTTGCTTTCCTTTTGCAGTGCCTGCATTGAAGGCCGTTCGCCAGGCAACTGCCAATTCAAGCGTCTGCCTCCACCTccgcctctgcccctgcctcctTTGGGTGTGATGTAACTTCTGGTCTGGGGCGTCGGCTTCGGCTTCATCtgcggtgtggtgtggtgtggtgtggccACCTTGTGGACACTGTCGGATTCGATTTGTGCATATTATTTACGAGGCATTCGGATCGTCTCAAAGGGTCAGCCCCAGCGGACGATCTTTTGCGATCTGCTGCGGTCGGAGAGTCCGTTTCTCGAGTGTTAATTGCAGTCCAAAACAGTTGCCAACTGTTTGGTCTTGGCGCATTTATCAAAACCTAATGTCCAAACTATTTGGGTGTTCATAAAACGCTGGCCTTATTACCATGCTAAAAAGTACATTTGGCCCCCCGGTAGCCACTGAAGCAGTACGGCTTTACGGTTTACGTCTTCATGCTACGTCGTCCCGTTCGCGGAGGTCGCTAGCCATTTCAGCAGCTAGGGTCGTCCCGTCCCGTCCATAAAtggcttttgttgttgtactCGCGTGTTAGCTTGGCCAAATGTCTTTggctctgccactgcctctacCTCTGAGTCGGCGGTGTCTTTCTTTCTTATTTCGATCATTTTGCATCTGAACTGTGCTAATTGTTTGGCACTCAGGTTCGACGAGCAGTGGCAGAGTCGTACATGGCTAATCGTGCCATATAAAATGCGGGCACGTAGCTCCAATTTTTTGTAGCTTAGCACTACTTAGCTGTGGGCACGGGGCAGCACTAGACAAACACCCACAGCAATTGACCTTATCGATGGAGGGAGGTGAACCACTATGCACAGCGCGAAGTGATCGATTCGTCTTGAGGATGGCAATATTTACCATAATTGCGTGTCGAAGTTGTTTGATTAATGGCAACAGTACTAATAAGTTCTTATGTGTTATTAAATGACACAGTGAAGAAAAAAAGTACCAATTGATTGTGGCTGTATTatgtttatatatatttatatttttttttgtaagaTCTCTGACTCATTTACTTTTATTCTAATTAATGGGCTCTTAGTAGTACCTACTTTTACTCTTCTTTTCTCCCTGTGTACCTTTTCATAGTAGTGGTAGTGTCCGTGTACTCGTACAAATCATCGCTGCCAACAACATAATTATTGGTATGTCACATTCTAGCTGTGGACCATCCATTCCATTGCTGTGAAGAGGCCGGACTTTGACTTCGACTCGAAAGCCAACGCATATACTTGAGTCCAAGAGCAGACCAAATACACTGGCATTGTTTTTGGACGGTATGGTACACCTGGGCTGAAGCTGCGGCCGAGGCTCCGCTTTACCTTGGGAAAATCCGCGCAGTCATCGACGGAGGGGTCCAAGACCAAATCCGAGTTCGAATTCAtcagctggagctggagctggagcttgTGCTGTAGAGCACCGAGCAGAGCCGAGCTTGGGAGCGGAGCCGAGCttggaggcagaggcagaggcagcacCGCTTTACTCTCACTCTCTTGCGGTTTTCGCTTTTGCTTTCGATGGTAGGTTGCGTGCATTTTGCACATGGAACATGGCCGAAGAGcagagagaagagagagagctTTGCTTTGGTTacagtttttgttttgtcaaATTGTTGTTGGGtcttctgccgctgctgctgtcgctgtctcggctgctgtcgctgtctcGGCTGCTGTCGACGCTGACGCTGGCGCTGGAGTTGGAGTCTCagagaccgagaccgagacccATTCAAAATATAAATAGATGTGCATGTAGGGAAATGCGAATATTGTTCATAGAAGACCTCATCGGAGGCACACATCAGCTCCCTTTTATTTTGACGCGCTGTTGGTGGTACAGGGATACCAAGCATGAGATCCCTCAGTTTATTGGTTAGTGGTTTATTGGTTCCAAAAAAATAATCAATCCAATGTGACTCCCCTGTGAATCCTTGATGATTGTGAAAAAATCATTGCCAAAGAACTGCATTAAAATGAAACAGTTGAAGTGAAAACACTAGTGCTAAAAATACCCAAAAAAAACTACAAACAAATGTTGAAATTATCATGAGAAATACAGTGAACTCTTTGTATAGGAAATCGGTGTAAACGAACATCAAGTAACCCTCCCAACCATTTGCCTTCCCCCAGCTACTCGGCGCCAGCTGCGCGCTTGTCATAAGCTTCGCCTTCGCCCATCCCCCCGAGGGAGTGTGGAAGAAGAAGCTCTCGTGGAAAGAGGACTGGGTTCAGGTGTGGAAAACCATCAAGAAGGAGGCATGGGAAACGAAGTGGAAAAAGGTTTCCGTGCCAATTTGGAAGGAAGTTAAGGTAGGTCGAGGACACTCAACCCACAGATTGCAGATGATAATCGCAAACTATCCGAACCGTAGGTACCCGTCTGGAAGGAAGAGAAGGTGCCAGATTGGAAAATAGTGAAAAAGCCCAAGTTGGAGGAGAGGGAAGTACCTGCCTGGAAGGAGGTCAAGGTAGCCGAATGGAAGAAGATCACTAAGCCAATTTGGGTGCCCACCAAGGTGGCCGTGTGGAAAGAAATCCAGGTTCCCGTTTGGAAGGAAGTTCAGGTCCCATTCTGGAAAGAGATCCAAGTGCCTGTTTGGAAAGAAGTACAGGTGGCAGACTGGAAGCAAATGTTCGAGCCTCAGTGGGTAAGTTCAGCTCTACTTCCGGTGGGCGAGATTGGAGCAGATAATTAACCTGAACTCTGCTCAGGTGAAAATGGGCATTCCCGGCGAGAAGTTCCTGGGCAAGGATCACGAGGGATGGGAATACACCAGCCACGATCTGTGGCGCAAGAAACTCGTCTGGAAACCCGTGTGGAAAAAGGTGTGGCGCACCGAGAAGAAACAGGAGTGGAAAACCGAGAAGAAGGAGGAGTGGCGCACCGAAAAGAAACAGGAATGGAAAACCGAGAAAGTTCAGGAGTGGAAACAGGACAAGAAGCTGGAGTGGAAGGATGAATGGATTCAGGTTGGTCCCCCATCACTCCCTATACCCATTAAGTTCAACGATTAGCTGTGTGTTTTTCTTTGCTCAGGTCTGGAAGACAGTGAAGAAGCAGATCTGGATCAAGGAGAAGCGTGAGACTTGGATCGAGGAGAAGGTGCAGATCTGGCGCACCGAGAAGCGTCAGGTCTGGGCAACCGAGAAGCGGCAGGCGTGGAAGGACGAATGGCAGTCGGTGAACGTGCCCGTCGTCAAGGAGGTGAAGGTTCAGGAGTGGAAAAAGGTGTGGAAGCCCGTTTGGGAAAAGGTCTGGGTGCCAGCCCCCCATGGTCACGGATGGGACTGAGTCGATCTGCGGGATGGGTTCTCTGGTTTAGCCGCAAGCTATGCGACAGCACTGATATCTAATAACTGATCCATGTCGCCCTTCTTCACTCTCTGTTCATCCATCCTCCCTCCACAGAACACCATTGTGTACAACCGACATTGTTGAAATTGTTAAATAGATTTAAACTCGTAAGGCATTCCCCCACTCCATCATGTTGTATAAAACATTTCATTTTTTCAGTTTTCGATATTTGTTTAACTCTTCCGTCcactctctcttcctctctcactctctctcgctACCTTTGTGTATATCTCCTTCTCTCTTCCTCAAGTGTACAAATTAGTCATGCGCGCGATTTTGTCTTTAAGttatacaaaataaaatcaaaattcaatgAAACAACGAACAAATGTATacaaatttttgtattttctacatatgtgtgtgtgtgtgtttgtgtgaaATCTGGAAAATATCCACAAACGCAATTGCCTTGTAAATATGTACTTAAACATAATTATAATCCACATTAAGCCCACACAAGTAAACACTTCATGTACAACTGaaacaaaaaatgaaaattattaaaaaaaataataaacataaaaattaaatgcTTTTAATTACGGTTTAGCGTAAATAACGAACTTAACGCATCCCCAGACACATTTCATATCTCTCGGGCCTCTCGGAGGGTGATGGCTACGACTACGAGGAGTCGTGTACTTTCATTGGACAGCTGGGGATGATGAAATTTTCGTGTTTTTTTGGGCTTTTTCGATGCCCAACAAACGGCGAAGATGCAACTCATAAAATTTCAATCGCAGCCCACGATTTGCGGAAGTTAGATAACAGCCGAAAAAGGCGAAAAGTCCACAGTTGAAGAAGTCATCGTCGTAGCGGCGATCGGTTTAATTCAGCTGGAATTGGAAAAAAGGTCTCGTCTGAAGATGAGAGAGGCCATGAGCCAAAGTCAAAAACTGCAACATGTTGTGGCATCAGCATCGTGATGATGTtactgatgatgatgatgatgaagatGATGCTAAGACTGTCAATGAtcgtgatgatgatgatggctcTTGGCATTTGCCGCTTGCTAGATGCCAAATAAATCTCAAGGAAGCATCTCCCCTGCAGATAAGCAGCAACAATACCGTTTCCACTTCCTGTTACCAAGTTGAAGTTGAATGCAGCTGCCTTGTGTCTGCCTGCCAGACAGCCTGTGGTGCCGTGGTGCTGTGGTGCTGTGGTGCTGATGTCTAACAGCCTTACAATTCCAAGTCAGTCGGTCGCGTCGCCTGTTCGGTTGCAACATGTTGCTTTAATTGACTTGCCACCCGCCTGCCCCTCTCCCTGTGCCTGGCTTGCAGTGTGTCTGTGTGCCAGCAGCAAAACCCACATAAGGTTAGCCGAGGAAGCCAACTGCTGCACTGGTTGCAGTTGCAATTCGAGCCCCAAAAGCGGTGCTGGCGCTGATTAGGTAACCGCCGCCAAAAGTTCGAGTTCAAGCAAACATTCCATTGGGAAACTTTAGGCGGTAGTTGCCGAGTTTTCTGCAGCCGCTGCCGATTCCCTCACGTTATCTTAATGATGTTGCCGAATCTTTTCCTTGGCAAATCTACAATTGATGTGGCAGACAAATGGGCATTTGGGGGCGTCTCTGAAAGGGAAATCGCTCCATCGGGAGAAAGATTAGCTCGGAAATAGGCGGTTTTTAGTGGAAACCTTGTTGAGTTTCAATGCAAGCGATTTCCTTAATGTTTTCCCAAATTTCCATAAGCTCTTTCGAGCTGAACAATTAGCCGCTAATTCAGCCAAGGTCTGTGTCAAACTTCTTTAGATACATATACAACAATGTAAATCCAGCCGATTTCCAAGATATTTTCAACGTGTTGCAATCCCAAATCTCTGCCATCTT
It encodes the following:
- the LOC117188377 gene encoding golgin subfamily A member 6-like protein 1, producing MRSLSLLLLGASCALVISFAFAHPPEGVWKKKLSWKEDWVQVWKTIKKEAWETKWKKVSVPIWKEVKVPVWKEEKVPDWKIVKKPKLEEREVPAWKEVKVAEWKKITKPIWVPTKVAVWKEIQVPVWKEVQVPFWKEIQVPVWKEVQVADWKQMFEPQWVKMGIPGEKFLGKDHEGWEYTSHDLWRKKLVWKPVWKKVWRTEKKQEWKTEKKEEWRTEKKQEWKTEKVQEWKQDKKLEWKDEWIQVWKTVKKQIWIKEKRETWIEEKVQIWRTEKRQVWATEKRQAWKDEWQSVNVPVVKEVKVQEWKKVWKPVWEKVWVPAPHGHGWD